From Mucilaginibacter rubeus, a single genomic window includes:
- a CDS encoding VOC family protein, translated as MKLKYIPVYTADFEEQINFYTQKLGFRITGTMTFYEGRESTVIRSDKLNVALLVTNNDSNSDKSNIIINTADCLNDYHALRTAGVFFCKSPAYLPAGLAAEFLDPAGNKFMLLEERNYNEQ; from the coding sequence ATGAAATTGAAATATATACCTGTGTACACAGCCGATTTTGAGGAACAAATAAACTTTTATACTCAAAAATTAGGTTTCAGAATAACAGGTACAATGACATTTTACGAGGGAAGAGAGAGCACGGTGATCCGATCGGATAAATTAAATGTGGCGTTGCTTGTAACTAATAACGATAGCAACAGTGATAAGAGTAACATCATCATTAACACAGCCGACTGTTTAAACGATTATCACGCGCTACGCACGGCAGGAGTGTTTTTCTGCAAATCGCCAGCTTATTTGCCGGCAGGTTTGGCAGCCGAGTTTTTAGATCCGGCGGGCAACAAGTTTATGTTACTGGAAGAAAGAAATTATAACGAACAATAA
- a CDS encoding helix-turn-helix transcriptional regulator, which yields MDYSKVLRNNNKIVSRTGGQRQGPQYTSDLSLRFVLSGSERYDIGRRHLSIYPDSFLILNRGTQYSTDTDLDQQVQSFAINFDQQFLQDFKDCWTFDHDSLLDKGNGNGKAQPEFNETIYPFAGDIKYNVFHLKQHLDDGMQDEMLINEYLHHTLINYFHIYNDEICKKAEKLDFLNQGTRVEILRRLNLAKEFLYSNYNQNISLEDLAEHACLSVNHLLRTFKQAFGLTPHQFLIQLRLKRSLMLLKDTRYPVNEVVGMVGFECPSSFIRLFRTHYKITPLKYRQSA from the coding sequence ATGGACTATTCAAAAGTATTACGCAACAACAATAAGATTGTAAGCCGCACCGGCGGTCAGAGACAGGGGCCGCAGTATACTTCAGATTTAAGCCTTCGCTTTGTTTTAAGCGGTAGTGAACGTTATGATATTGGCCGCAGGCATTTATCCATATACCCCGATTCATTTTTGATCCTGAACAGGGGCACTCAATATTCAACCGATACCGATCTGGATCAGCAGGTACAATCCTTCGCCATCAATTTTGATCAGCAGTTTTTGCAGGATTTTAAAGATTGCTGGACTTTTGATCATGACAGCTTATTAGATAAAGGCAACGGAAACGGAAAAGCACAACCCGAGTTTAATGAAACTATTTACCCATTTGCCGGTGACATTAAATACAATGTGTTCCACCTGAAACAACACCTTGACGATGGCATGCAGGATGAAATGCTGATTAACGAATACCTGCACCATACGCTCATCAACTATTTTCATATTTATAATGATGAGATCTGCAAAAAAGCCGAAAAGCTTGATTTCTTAAACCAGGGCACCAGGGTGGAGATCCTGCGCCGCCTTAACCTGGCCAAAGAATTCTTGTACAGCAATTATAATCAGAATATTAGCCTTGAGGATTTGGCCGAACATGCCTGCCTTTCGGTTAACCATTTGCTGCGCACATTTAAGCAGGCATTTGGCTTAACACCTCATCAGTTTTTAATACAGCTGCGTTTAAAACGGTCATTAATGCTACTGAAGGATACGCGTTATCCTGTAAATGAGGTAGTTGGTATGGTAGGTTTTGAATGCCCAAGTTCGTTTATCAGGTTGTTTCGTACGCATTATAAGATTACGCCTTTAAAGTACAGACAATCAGCATAA
- a CDS encoding response regulator transcription factor produces the protein MARNIKVSIIEDDETLRDGYAFLIGATEGYDVISTYCSYDEASKKIATDKPDVILLDIELPGVNGIDAIPKLKKLLPNCYILILTVYESEKQIFNALAAGASGYLTKNTPSAKIIESIKEVREGGGPMSINIARLVIRSFQKNQESPLSKRETQILELIGEGKSRGQIANELFIDLETVRSHIKNIYLKLDVNSRADAIKLARQNKLI, from the coding sequence ATGGCGCGTAACATTAAGGTAAGTATAATTGAGGATGATGAAACACTGCGCGATGGTTATGCCTTTTTAATTGGTGCTACCGAAGGTTATGATGTGATTAGTACCTATTGCTCGTATGATGAGGCATCAAAAAAAATTGCGACTGATAAGCCGGATGTAATATTGCTGGATATAGAACTTCCAGGCGTTAACGGCATAGATGCTATCCCCAAATTAAAAAAACTGCTGCCCAATTGCTATATCCTGATCCTTACGGTTTATGAATCAGAAAAGCAGATCTTTAATGCGCTGGCTGCAGGTGCTTCCGGCTATCTTACTAAAAATACGCCATCGGCCAAAATCATCGAATCGATAAAGGAGGTGCGGGAGGGCGGTGGCCCCATGAGTATCAATATCGCGCGATTGGTGATCCGCTCGTTCCAGAAAAACCAGGAATCGCCATTGTCTAAACGTGAAACTCAAATTCTGGAACTGATAGGAGAGGGCAAAAGTCGCGGCCAGATTGCCAATGAACTATTCATCGACCTTGAAACCGTTCGTAGCCACATCAAAAACATCTACCTCAAGCTGGATGTAAACTCCCGTGCAGACGCCATTAAACTGGCAAGGCAGAATAAATTGATATAG
- a CDS encoding GAF domain-containing sensor histidine kinase: MTGNLDPNLQADLEAINQIPVINSILEVICRTTGMGFAAVARVTEKKWIACAVLDNIQFGLVPGGELTLETTICHEIRQTQEAVIIDHVEKDERFRAHHTPLMYGFQSYISMPIIRKDGTFFGTLCAIDPNPARLDTPEVTNMFKLYADLISFHLQATEKLALTEEKLLEERKTAELREQFIAILGHDLRNPVTAVSNVGQLMMRMPLDDRLKRLATILQDSSLRMKGLIDNLLDFARGRLGDGITLALSPNEHLEKTLRHIISELLLAAPEREIITDFNITETVFCDGTRVAQLFSNLLSNALTHGQKDAPVKVAAGKIDNKFILSVTNPGDQIPFAAMERLFQPFSRGEVKQGQQGLGLGLYISSEIAKAHGGTIAVTSTPEETCFTFQFPA; the protein is encoded by the coding sequence ATGACAGGCAATTTAGATCCTAATCTCCAGGCTGATCTGGAAGCCATAAACCAGATTCCGGTAATCAATTCAATACTGGAGGTTATTTGCCGTACTACAGGAATGGGTTTTGCTGCCGTAGCACGTGTTACCGAAAAAAAATGGATAGCTTGCGCGGTGCTTGATAACATCCAGTTTGGGCTGGTTCCTGGTGGGGAATTAACATTAGAAACTACCATTTGTCATGAAATAAGGCAAACGCAGGAAGCCGTTATCATTGACCATGTTGAGAAGGACGAGCGCTTCCGCGCGCACCACACCCCTTTGATGTATGGCTTTCAAAGTTATATTTCTATGCCTATCATCCGTAAGGATGGTACTTTTTTCGGTACCCTTTGCGCTATCGACCCTAACCCGGCAAGGCTCGATACTCCGGAGGTGACCAATATGTTCAAGCTTTATGCCGATCTTATTTCGTTTCATTTACAAGCAACTGAAAAGTTAGCTCTTACCGAAGAAAAACTTTTAGAAGAACGCAAAACAGCTGAACTTCGGGAACAGTTTATCGCCATTTTGGGGCATGATCTGCGCAATCCCGTTACCGCTGTATCAAACGTTGGTCAGCTAATGATGCGAATGCCGCTTGATGACAGGCTTAAACGCCTTGCTACAATCCTTCAGGATTCGTCCTTGCGAATGAAAGGCCTCATTGACAACCTGCTCGATTTTGCCCGTGGCCGGCTTGGAGATGGCATTACGTTAGCATTAAGCCCTAACGAACACCTTGAAAAAACGCTTAGACACATAATTTCTGAACTTCTTCTCGCTGCTCCTGAACGGGAGATCATTACCGACTTTAATATTACCGAAACCGTATTTTGCGATGGAACAAGGGTGGCACAATTATTCTCTAACCTGTTATCAAACGCGCTTACACATGGGCAAAAAGATGCACCGGTAAAGGTGGCAGCAGGTAAAATCGATAATAAATTTATACTTTCAGTAACTAACCCCGGCGATCAGATTCCTTTTGCGGCAATGGAGCGGTTATTTCAACCATTTTCGCGTGGTGAAGTTAAACAAGGTCAGCAGGGTTTAGGGCTTGGTTTGTATATTTCATCGGAGATAGCCAAAGCCCACGGAGGCACAATAGCTGTAACATCAACCCCGGAAGAAACTTGCTTTACTTTTCAGTTTCCGGCGTAA
- a CDS encoding alpha-galactosidase — MRKISNWLMIAVQLSGLLCVWQPAIVSASTKIIKAQPTQQGDISFSYSPAGTVRYNQKSGTFSVTENGKAILSNCYSKAGIDGKFFTSKDYKQIVYSQAQVADGFGKGLKHTFTLTGNNLPNMLQVFYTYPSHKGYFFVELYVEGKNLKTNYMEPIAGNMAAIIGDTRSLFVPFDNDTFISYNSKAFKAPVSNTSAEVGTVFDNNSRKGLVFGSVEHETWKTGVRTIAKKDSANTFEVWGGYTEEAVNRDKIAHGFISGNRVKSPKVFVGWFTDWRNGMEEFGKANRVAEPPYIFNWTKPTPVGWNSWGVMQEKLNYDKAIKVANFFADSIPAFRNGNTAFIDLDSFWDNMISGGWEGDFSKLKSFADYCKSKGLQPGVYWAPFTDWGWQGGPNRKVLGSNYTYGETWTKVGDGYHDIDGARATDPTHPGTLQHIDYVIGKLKACGFKMIKIDFLGHGAAESTHFYDPKITTGMQAYKKGMEHLIDQLGNQMLVYAAISPSLATGRYAHMRRIACDAFKTIKDTRYTLNSVNYGWWQTYLYNYVDADHVVLSTESEGANRARMLSAVVTGTFITGDDFSAHGQWSDRAKAMYQNPEILKVVQNGKAFRPVEGNTETGTTEQFALKIGNSFYLALFNYGDADKTYTIDAKRIGLEADKAKNGKALLQSVSISDVKGVLVKAGDAELIKFDLSK; from the coding sequence ATGCGAAAAATTTCTAATTGGTTAATGATAGCTGTACAGTTGTCCGGCTTGCTTTGCGTTTGGCAGCCGGCAATTGTTTCAGCATCAACCAAAATCATTAAGGCTCAGCCAACTCAGCAGGGCGATATTTCCTTTTCTTACAGTCCTGCAGGCACTGTCCGTTACAATCAAAAGTCGGGCACTTTTTCTGTCACCGAAAATGGCAAGGCTATACTTAGCAATTGTTATAGTAAAGCCGGCATCGATGGCAAATTCTTTACCTCAAAAGATTATAAACAAATTGTTTATAGCCAGGCACAGGTAGCAGACGGCTTTGGTAAAGGCCTTAAACATACTTTTACCTTAACCGGCAATAATTTACCAAACATGTTGCAGGTGTTTTATACCTACCCATCGCACAAAGGTTACTTTTTTGTTGAGCTTTATGTTGAAGGTAAAAACCTTAAAACAAATTATATGGAGCCAATTGCCGGTAATATGGCGGCAATTATAGGTGATACCCGTTCGTTATTTGTACCATTTGATAACGATACCTTCATCAGCTATAATTCAAAAGCATTTAAAGCCCCGGTTAGCAATACCAGTGCCGAGGTAGGTACTGTTTTTGACAACAACAGCCGCAAAGGTTTGGTATTTGGATCGGTTGAGCACGAAACCTGGAAAACAGGTGTGCGCACCATCGCCAAAAAAGACAGCGCTAATACGTTTGAAGTATGGGGCGGTTATACTGAAGAAGCTGTAAACCGCGATAAAATAGCCCATGGCTTTATCAGTGGCAATAGGGTTAAATCGCCTAAAGTATTTGTAGGCTGGTTTACCGACTGGCGCAACGGTATGGAAGAGTTTGGTAAAGCCAACCGCGTTGCCGAGCCCCCTTACATTTTTAACTGGACCAAGCCTACTCCTGTTGGCTGGAACAGTTGGGGCGTTATGCAGGAAAAGCTGAATTACGACAAAGCTATTAAAGTAGCCAACTTTTTTGCCGACAGCATTCCGGCTTTCCGCAACGGTAATACCGCGTTTATCGATCTCGATTCGTTTTGGGATAACATGATCAGCGGTGGTTGGGAAGGTGATTTCAGCAAGCTGAAATCTTTTGCTGACTACTGTAAATCAAAAGGCTTGCAGCCCGGCGTATATTGGGCCCCATTTACCGATTGGGGATGGCAAGGCGGCCCCAACCGTAAAGTTTTAGGCAGCAACTATACGTATGGCGAAACGTGGACAAAAGTTGGCGATGGCTATCACGATATTGACGGTGCCCGTGCTACAGACCCAACCCATCCCGGCACTTTGCAGCATATTGATTATGTAATTGGCAAGTTAAAAGCCTGTGGTTTTAAAATGATCAAGATAGATTTTCTGGGACACGGCGCTGCGGAGTCAACTCATTTTTATGATCCGAAAATTACTACTGGCATGCAGGCTTATAAAAAAGGCATGGAACACTTAATCGATCAATTGGGCAACCAGATGCTGGTTTACGCAGCCATCTCCCCCAGCCTTGCAACTGGTCGTTACGCGCACATGCGGCGCATTGCATGCGATGCCTTTAAAACCATAAAAGACACCCGCTATACGCTCAACAGCGTAAATTACGGCTGGTGGCAAACCTACCTGTATAACTATGTTGATGCCGACCACGTGGTGCTTTCAACCGAAAGCGAGGGTGCTAACCGGGCAAGGATGCTCTCGGCGGTGGTTACCGGTACATTTATAACCGGCGATGATTTCTCTGCCCACGGTCAATGGTCGGACAGGGCAAAAGCCATGTACCAAAACCCCGAAATTTTAAAGGTGGTGCAAAACGGAAAAGCTTTCAGACCGGTTGAGGGTAATACAGAAACCGGAACTACCGAGCAGTTTGCACTAAAAATTGGCAACAGCTTTTACCTGGCCTTGTTTAATTATGGCGATGCAGATAAAACTTATACTATCGATGCGAAGAGGATAGGTCTCGAAGCCGATAAGGCAAAAAATGGCAAAGCATTGTTACAAAGTGTTAGTATAAGTGACGTGAAGGGCGTTTTAGTAAAAGCGGGCGATGCCGAACTAATTAAATTTGATTTGAGCAAATAA
- a CDS encoding ATP-binding protein — MEPTENFFRSIVEASPFPVYMCMGEDKLIAIANDATLKAWGKDKSVIGKPFDEALPDLKGQPFSTLISEVYKTGETYYGNNEPAEFIINGKRQVNYFKFTFQAVRNSRDKIVGVICFSTDVTEIEHARQAMEESRQTLYNMVKQAPIGICIINSDNLVIEMVNDSYLELVGRKRIEMENRGIWDAIPEAADLYAPVMDNVIETGQPITAKEHKLLLVRNGIPEMVFVDFVYEPIRGFDGEISAIMVIAIDVTEKFLARRKIEEAEERARLAVEAAEIGTFDLDLITDELLTSEKFNKIFGFERNVPHDLFVKALHPDDIELRDNAHKAALVSGKLFYEARIIWPDGSTHWIRAQGKVYYGSINKPLRILGTLLDITEFKHLQQQKDDFISVASHELKTPMTSIKASMQLLDRLIKVDPSSDKIPQFINRGNSSLNKMQQLVDSLLNVSKITAGQLTLYKTNFLASQMISECCDHVRLAGTHELELTGDTELELYADRQRIDQVVVNFVNNAVKYAPESNRIIINISKQDDMVKISVQDFGKGIPAEKIPHLFERYYRVDTSGIQYSGLGLGLYISAEIIDRHGGQMGVESEIGKGSTFWFTIPLN, encoded by the coding sequence TTGGAACCTACTGAAAATTTTTTCCGAAGTATTGTTGAAGCCTCACCTTTTCCGGTGTATATGTGTATGGGCGAGGATAAGCTCATAGCCATAGCTAACGATGCCACGCTGAAGGCATGGGGCAAGGACAAATCAGTAATTGGAAAACCGTTTGACGAGGCCCTTCCTGATCTTAAAGGTCAGCCGTTTAGTACCTTGATCAGCGAAGTTTACAAGACCGGCGAAACCTACTATGGCAACAATGAACCTGCCGAATTTATAATTAACGGCAAACGGCAAGTCAACTATTTTAAATTTACATTTCAGGCGGTACGTAACTCGCGCGATAAAATTGTGGGTGTTATTTGTTTCTCGACCGATGTTACCGAAATTGAGCATGCCCGCCAGGCCATGGAAGAGAGCAGACAGACCCTCTACAACATGGTAAAACAGGCCCCGATAGGTATCTGTATTATTAATAGCGACAACCTGGTAATTGAGATGGTTAATGATTCATACCTTGAGCTTGTTGGGCGTAAACGCATAGAAATGGAAAACCGCGGTATCTGGGATGCCATACCCGAGGCAGCGGATTTGTATGCGCCAGTAATGGACAACGTTATTGAAACTGGTCAGCCAATTACCGCAAAGGAGCATAAACTGTTACTGGTGCGCAATGGCATCCCCGAAATGGTATTTGTTGATTTTGTTTATGAACCCATTAGAGGTTTTGACGGCGAGATCAGCGCAATTATGGTCATAGCTATTGATGTAACCGAAAAGTTTCTTGCCCGACGCAAAATTGAGGAGGCAGAAGAACGGGCCAGGTTGGCTGTAGAAGCAGCTGAAATAGGCACATTTGATCTTGACCTGATAACCGACGAATTGCTAACATCCGAAAAATTTAATAAGATCTTCGGATTTGAGCGCAACGTTCCTCATGATTTATTTGTTAAGGCGCTACACCCCGATGATATCGAGCTTCGGGATAATGCTCATAAAGCGGCGCTTGTTAGCGGCAAACTTTTTTATGAGGCAAGGATCATCTGGCCGGATGGTTCAACCCACTGGATCAGGGCGCAGGGTAAAGTTTATTACGGCTCTATAAACAAGCCTCTCAGGATATTAGGAACCCTTCTTGACATCACTGAGTTTAAACACCTGCAACAACAAAAAGACGATTTTATTAGTGTAGCCAGTCATGAACTTAAAACACCCATGACATCCATTAAGGCATCAATGCAATTGCTGGACAGGCTGATAAAGGTTGATCCCTCATCTGATAAAATTCCTCAGTTTATTAACCGCGGCAACAGCAGTCTCAATAAAATGCAACAACTGGTTGACAGCTTGCTTAATGTTTCAAAAATAACGGCAGGACAGCTTACGTTGTACAAAACCAACTTTTTAGCATCTCAGATGATTAGCGAATGTTGCGATCATGTAAGACTTGCCGGCACGCATGAACTGGAGCTTACGGGTGACACCGAGCTTGAGCTATATGCCGACAGGCAACGTATTGATCAGGTTGTTGTTAACTTTGTAAACAACGCCGTTAAGTACGCGCCTGAAAGTAACCGCATAATCATAAACATAAGCAAGCAGGATGATATGGTTAAAATATCGGTACAGGATTTTGGTAAAGGCATCCCGGCAGAAAAGATCCCGCATTTATTTGAACGTTACTACAGGGTTGATACTTCAGGCATCCAATACTCCGGCCTCGGGCTTGGCCTATACATCAGTGCTGAAATTATTGACCGGCATGGCGGTCAAATGGGTGTTGAAAGCGAAATTGGTAAGGGCAGCACCTTTTGGTTTACAATACCACTGAATTGA
- a CDS encoding cyanovirin gives MSTFIPGGSYAKTSKNIKSTLFCQSRKRNQSTIPAELDLTALSQANVENLDGYLVNQPGSASASGYVPGGSYTITSTGEVVILSALCQKRDQSWQYSTLDITHLSTGKTLSNIDGVLTVD, from the coding sequence ATGTCAACATTTATCCCAGGCGGCAGCTATGCCAAAACCTCAAAAAACATCAAAAGCACTTTGTTTTGCCAATCAAGAAAAAGAAACCAATCTACCATCCCTGCCGAGTTAGATTTGACCGCGCTTTCACAAGCTAACGTTGAAAACTTAGATGGTTATTTGGTAAACCAACCAGGTAGCGCATCAGCAAGCGGTTATGTACCAGGCGGCAGCTATACCATTACTTCAACCGGCGAAGTGGTGATCTTATCGGCACTATGCCAAAAAAGAGACCAAAGCTGGCAATATTCTACTTTAGACATCACTCATTTATCAACAGGTAAAACCCTGTCAAATATTGATGGTGTTTTAACAGTAGACTAA
- a CDS encoding nuclear transport factor 2 family protein produces MKNKFLLACIVSLLSASISYGRPATETGYTSVIRDFIDSHMTTNFKKLKSIMSDNSVLKIPRGEKVLIQEKDDLVSMMKKDAGTQQNCQSNYEVLAKSDAMVIARVDFNYENCSQHDYLIIEKNEKQDWKITQVCKMFEDIKTPLSNDNSVVAKN; encoded by the coding sequence ATGAAAAATAAGTTCTTATTGGCATGTATAGTAAGTTTATTATCCGCCAGCATCAGTTACGGCCGTCCGGCCACCGAAACAGGATACACCAGTGTGATCCGCGATTTCATCGATAGCCACATGACAACCAACTTCAAAAAGTTAAAATCAATAATGAGCGATAATTCCGTATTAAAAATACCCCGTGGCGAAAAAGTACTTATACAAGAAAAAGATGATCTGGTAAGTATGATGAAAAAAGACGCTGGCACGCAGCAAAACTGCCAGTCGAACTATGAGGTGCTTGCCAAAAGCGATGCCATGGTAATTGCCAGGGTTGATTTTAACTACGAAAATTGCTCACAACATGATTATCTCATCATCGAAAAAAATGAAAAGCAGGATTGGAAAATTACCCAGGTTTGCAAAATGTTTGAAGACATCAAAACACCTTTATCTAACGACAACTCAGTAGTAGCAAAAAACTAA
- a CDS encoding two-component regulator propeller domain-containing protein: MKKLFRFPFFLLLCSLVCMVMFTGRAYAQKYIFAHYDIEDGLIQSQINKMSMDIDHRLWIGTFGGACRFDGKDFTAYTRLTGLPDNYVATVFSDKGGCTWFGTMNGLARLYKGKIIRYKPDIALKRYFVGNITQDGEGTIWVTCAGTLFRVKNDKMQHVAINNDAELFITSLAVNNAGVLYAAVYKKGIYRLNGQKWEHVIDVPAVYDEQVIKRIFFDRFDKSKIYLLTRTGLLCARDGVAKPLDIKNVTEKIKGQLLCIEQDADANIWLGTDNGAYCIMDGDVIHYNSSNGLTDNSVPDIYFDADKNLWLGSLGNGLYRCEGDRYTIFDRTQGIPESKIVMTVTQDWNKNVLMGIDGAGILRYDGKKLSEVSVPGGSPYLKGVQSLYTDKTGTVWIGTGATGLWQYDKSGFKQVKNSSGFAYNFITADESGTLWLATSMGCFYYQNGEMKQLEGIPSYSASMLGLGGDSVLIGTQNGVMLAVNKKIVPGFKLKSFPNTAVYSMIRYRDLLLVGTDDSGLYTWDMTTGAVNIYNVGDGLKANSIYSLAADERGRLWMGTGRGINRMQYDPEKKTFWVIDNIGSKEPVVEANQNAIMHRGHEIWISTTKAVMVYNTMTKMVPSPPPHVFIKSVQLMKEDGEKRSSIDLDDWAELQHNQNHLSISFLGVYLKNPDAVSYQYKLVGLDSAFSSPMRNNVVNYPSLPPGKYTFRVKAISPDGQVSPKMASFSFVIIPPFYQTFYFRLLAIVLLVLLGFGVQNLVHQRKIKREKAIEAMKREEKLKIRQQTAEDFHDDLGNKLTRITVLSEILNAKIDKGQADQRGIVDQIKQNAASLYNGTKDILWALDPKSDNLYETLNHIREIGIEVFHDVPVDFEFAAVDEDIQLIKLPMEYSRNITMIFKELLNNILKHADAGLVTFELDQSDKNAIALRVTDDGKGFDSGAAHRGRGINNINARAKRINASLLINSEAGKGTSVTLKFSKNQLNN, from the coding sequence TTGAAAAAGCTATTCCGTTTCCCCTTTTTTCTGCTTTTGTGTTCCCTGGTATGTATGGTGATGTTTACGGGCCGGGCCTACGCACAGAAATACATTTTTGCGCATTATGATATTGAGGATGGCTTAATCCAGTCGCAGATCAACAAAATGTCGATGGATATCGACCACCGCCTGTGGATTGGTACTTTTGGCGGGGCCTGCCGCTTTGATGGTAAGGATTTTACCGCCTATACCCGTTTAACAGGCCTGCCGGATAACTATGTTGCAACGGTTTTTTCTGATAAGGGAGGCTGTACCTGGTTTGGTACAATGAACGGGCTTGCAAGGCTTTATAAAGGAAAAATTATCCGTTACAAACCCGATATAGCACTAAAACGCTATTTCGTTGGGAATATAACCCAGGATGGCGAAGGTACCATCTGGGTTACATGCGCAGGTACGCTGTTCAGGGTTAAAAATGATAAGATGCAGCACGTGGCTATTAACAACGATGCCGAACTTTTCATTACCAGCTTAGCCGTTAACAATGCGGGTGTTTTATATGCCGCTGTTTACAAAAAAGGTATTTATCGCCTTAATGGGCAAAAATGGGAGCATGTAATTGATGTTCCTGCGGTTTATGACGAACAAGTTATTAAAAGGATATTTTTTGACCGTTTTGACAAAAGCAAAATTTACCTTTTAACGCGGACAGGTCTGCTATGCGCCAGGGATGGTGTGGCTAAACCGCTGGATATAAAAAACGTCACCGAAAAAATCAAGGGGCAGCTTTTATGTATTGAACAGGATGCCGATGCCAACATCTGGCTGGGTACTGATAACGGCGCTTACTGTATCATGGATGGTGATGTGATCCATTACAACTCATCAAACGGCCTTACAGATAACTCAGTTCCTGATATTTATTTTGATGCCGATAAAAACCTGTGGCTGGGTAGTCTGGGCAATGGCCTTTACCGTTGCGAAGGCGACCGGTACACCATTTTTGACCGTACACAAGGTATTCCCGAATCAAAAATTGTTATGACGGTAACCCAGGACTGGAACAAAAATGTTTTAATGGGTATTGACGGAGCCGGTATTTTGCGGTATGATGGAAAAAAGCTGAGCGAAGTATCCGTGCCTGGTGGTTCGCCATATTTAAAAGGCGTGCAGAGTTTGTATACGGATAAAACCGGTACCGTTTGGATTGGCACCGGGGCAACAGGTTTGTGGCAATATGATAAAAGCGGTTTTAAGCAGGTAAAAAACAGCTCGGGTTTTGCCTATAACTTTATTACTGCTGATGAAAGTGGCACACTATGGCTTGCAACTTCTATGGGCTGTTTCTATTATCAAAACGGTGAAATGAAGCAACTGGAGGGAATTCCGTCATATTCGGCTTCTATGCTTGGCCTTGGGGGCGATTCTGTTTTGATAGGTACCCAAAATGGCGTTATGCTTGCCGTTAATAAAAAGATAGTTCCCGGCTTTAAACTTAAATCGTTTCCCAATACGGCAGTTTATAGTATGATCCGGTATCGCGATCTGTTGTTGGTAGGTACAGATGACAGCGGTCTGTATACCTGGGATATGACGACCGGAGCCGTTAACATTTACAACGTTGGCGACGGACTAAAAGCCAATAGTATTTACAGTTTGGCAGCCGACGAACGTGGCAGGCTCTGGATGGGAACCGGACGTGGAATTAACCGCATGCAATACGACCCCGAGAAGAAAACTTTTTGGGTAATTGATAACATAGGCTCGAAAGAGCCCGTGGTTGAGGCTAATCAAAACGCCATTATGCACCGTGGGCATGAAATTTGGATAAGCACAACCAAAGCGGTTATGGTGTATAATACCATGACTAAAATGGTACCATCGCCGCCGCCGCATGTGTTTATCAAATCGGTACAGCTTATGAAGGAGGATGGCGAAAAACGTTCCTCAATTGATCTGGATGACTGGGCCGAACTTCAGCATAACCAAAATCACTTATCGATATCGTTTCTTGGCGTATACCTCAAAAATCCCGACGCGGTATCTTACCAATATAAACTGGTTGGGCTGGATAGCGCTTTCAGCTCGCCAATGCGTAATAATGTGGTTAATTACCCGTCGCTGCCACCGGGGAAATATACTTTTAGAGTAAAGGCAATAAGTCCGGACGGACAGGTTTCGCCCAAGATGGCCAGTTTCAGTTTTGTGATCATTCCTCCGTTTTATCAAACATTTTACTTCAGGTTGCTGGCTATTGTACTGTTGGTGCTGCTCGGTTTCGGGGTGCAAAATTTGGTACATCAGCGTAAAATAAAACGCGAAAAGGCAATTGAGGCAATGAAGCGGGAAGAGAAGCTCAAAATCCGCCAGCAAACGGCCGAAGATTTTCATGACGATTTGGGTAACAAATTGACCCGTATCACCGTCTTATCAGAGATACTGAATGCCAAGATTGATAAAGGGCAGGCAGATCAGCGTGGAATTGTTGATCAGATCAAACAGAACGCGGCATCACTATACAACGGTACCAAGGATATCCTGTGGGCGCTTGACCCTAAAAGCGATAATCTTTACGAAACTCTCAACCATATCCGCGAGATAGGGATAGAGGTTTTTCATGATGTACCTGTTGATTTTGAATTTGCCGCTGTTGATGAGGATATCCAGCTGATAAAATTGCCCATGGAGTATAGCCGTAACATCACTATGATATTTAAGGAGCTGTTAAATAATATCCTTAAACATGCGGATGCCGGGCTTGTGACTTTTGAGCTTGATCAGAGCGATAAAAACGCGATAGCACTGCGTGTTACCGATGATGGTAAAGGCTTTGACAGCGGTGCGGCCCATCGCGGTAGGGGGATTAATAATATTAATGCCCGTGCAAAACGGATTAACGCGTCGCTGCTCATTAATTCGGAAGCGGGGAAGGGCACATCAGTAACATTAAAGTTTAGTAAAAACCAGTTAAATAATTAG